A genome region from Cucurbita pepo subsp. pepo cultivar mu-cu-16 chromosome LG02, ASM280686v2, whole genome shotgun sequence includes the following:
- the LOC111789306 gene encoding prolyl-tRNA synthetase associated domain-containing protein 1: protein MAKEVYTREELLALLQDLQIDFAKYEHPAVMTVEAQAKYVGNLGGGISKNLFLKDKKNRYYVVSALAQTKVDLKVLSARLGLGKGGLRMAPEEALGEKLKVSLGCVTPFALINKTARDVALLLDQGFKSQEFCFFHPLSNETSISLNTTNLDKFLKSIGRDPSYIDLEANPSVGKDQPPDLAGLVPSGSAFVPDTPEKTSSCPGSNENQGVADKKSKAAAVKPSSAVKAGKDKAVPKARPSYANVEKFVEEILDKTSAIVLSELTEETVKKHGDQLGDVVSNSIKKHLSSELNNLSMIFKNNAYTEGFHAGSSHKVKHAC from the exons GATCTTCAAATTGATTTCGCCAAGTACGAACATCCAGCTGTAATGACAGTTGAAGCTCAG GCAAAATATGTTGGAAATTTGGGGGGTGGTATCAGTAAGAATCTGTTTTTGAAG GACAAAAAGAATAGATACTATGTAGTTTCAGCATTGGCACAGACCAAAGTAGACCTGAAAG TTCTATCTGCAAGACTTGGTTTGGGGAAAGGAGGTCTGAGAATGGCTCCCGAGGAAGCGTTGGGAGAGAAACTTAAG GTGTCGTTGGGTTGTGTTACTCCATTTGCACTCATCAATAAAACCGCACG AGATGTTGCTTTATTGTTAGACCAAGGATTTAAAAGCCAGGAATTCTGCTTCTTCCACCCTTTGTCAAATGAAACATCAATAT CTCTTAATACCACCAATCTCGACAAGTTCCTTAAATCAATCGGGAGAGACCCTTCATACATTGACTTGGAG GCTAATCCTTCTGTAGGAAAGGATCAACCCCCCGATCTTGCTGGACTTGTTCCTTCTGGTTCTGCCTTTGTGCCCGATACTCCAGAGAAAACATCTTCATGTCCTGGTTCTAATGAAAATCAAGGTGTTGCGGACAAGAAGTCTAAGGCAGCTGCAG TGAAACCATCTTCTGCTGTGAAAGCTGGAAAGGACAAAGCCGTCCCAAAAGCACGACCATCCTATGCAAATGTGGAGAAATTTGTCGAAGAGATTCTTGATAAGACATCGGCAATAGTGCTTTCAGAG CTCACAGAGGAGACTGTTAAAAAACATGGAGACCAGTTGGGAGATGTGGTGTCAAACAGCATTAAGAAACATCTTAGCTCGGAGTTGAACAATCTTTCT atgatatttaagaacaatGCATACACAGAAGGGTTCCATGCTGGATCTTCCCATAAAGTGAAGCATGCGTGCTGA